The proteins below are encoded in one region of Ostrea edulis chromosome 3, xbOstEdul1.1, whole genome shotgun sequence:
- the LOC125677557 gene encoding uncharacterized protein LOC125677557 has translation MILQYLTLMIVASVYLLDVKIFAVGEECIESNLTVKVVQGCPKTAAGWATAASKKGCSHIINNCGSFEYHCVTNAWQNETIEVCSRVINIVGNVCAEYSFGGRRIQRNKNAKCKACPAVYKSNESFKYSECYSQVYPRRETVRPIFINTSSSVYTTTKGITTTSSTLLAHIQAVPTSELQLASNINDTDAGNQKLESFHENAVFLGVSIPVALAVFILFLVLVVYKACKDKECSLKGIFSSLFKTKYEYQTPRHIDINVEDNGGKLQDERFTEEHPLTVDIV, from the exons ATGATTTTGCAGTATCTCACACTGATGATCGTTGCCAGTGTGTACCTTTTAGATGTTAAG ATATTTGCAGTAGGAGAGGAATGTATAGAGTCCAACTTAACAGTAAAGGTTGTCCAAGGTTGTCCAAAAACAGCTGCAGGGTGGGCGACTGCAGCATCAAAGAAAGGTTGTAGTCACATAATAAACAACTGCGGGTCATTTGAGTACCACTGTGTGACTAATGCATGGCAGAATGAAACAATAGAAGTCTGTTCTAGAGTCATAAATATTGTAG GAAACGTATGCGCAGAATACAGTTTTGGTGGCCGTAGAATCCAGCGGAATAAGAATGCAAAGTGCAAAGCATGTCCAGCTGTTTATAAATCAAATGAGAGTTTCAAAT ATTCAGAATGTTACAGCCAAGTATATCCACGCCGAGAGACAGTAAGACCTATTTTTATCAACACGTCGTCTAGCGTATATACGACAACTAAAGGTATAACTACAACATCGTCAACATTGCTTGCCCATATCCAGGCAGTGCCGACGTCAGAGTTACAGCTCGCCTCTAACATTAACGATACGGACGCAGGAAATCAAAAGCTGGAGTCATTCCACGAAAATGC GGTTTTTCTTGGTGTGAGCATACCCGTAGCACTAGCAGTTTTCATCCTTTTCCTGGTATTAGTTGTATACAAAGCTTGCAAAGATAAGGAATGTTCCTTGAAAG GTATTTTTTCATCCCTGTTCAAGACAAAATACG AATATCAGACACCACGGCATATAGACATCAATGTCGAAGATAATGGAGGAAAACTTCAAGACGAGAGGTTTACGGAAGAACATCCATTGACAGTTGATATAGTCTGA
- the LOC125677582 gene encoding uncharacterized protein LOC125677582: MSQLVPNINYTNTENQKLESSPEKAVLLGASIAGAISVSIPCLILIVYGFCKDRKYHSLNGIFSSLLETKCDSHTPRQTDINVQDNGDKLEDERFTEEHPLTVDIVQVI, encoded by the exons ATGTCACAACTCGTCCCTAACATTAACTATACAAACACAGAAAACCAAAAGCTGGAGTCATCTCCCGAAAAAGC GGTTCTTCTTGGTGCAAGCATTGCCGGAGCAATATCAGTTTCCATCCCTTGTCTGATATTAATTGTATACGGATTTTGcaaagatagaaaatatcattCCTTGAACG GTATTTTTTCATCCCTGTTGGAGACAAAATGCG ACTCTCACACACCACGGCAGACAGACATCAATGTCCAAGATAATGGAGACAAACTTGAAGACGAGAGGTTCACGGAAGAACATCCATTGACAGTAGATATAGTCCAAGTGATATAG
- the LOC125677565 gene encoding uncharacterized protein LOC125677565 isoform X2: MILQFLTMMIVASVCLLDVKKYAIGEECIESNLTAEIVQGCPKTSAEWATAASKKACSHIKNNCGSFEYHCVTNAWQNETIEVCSKVINIVGKVCAEYSFGGRRIQRNRDAKCATCPDVYLSNESYKYSECYSQAYQRRKTVKPNIITSSCIYTTNEGKSTTSSTLLVHIQAVPTLESQLAHNINHTNAENQKQEATSENTVLLVVIIPLAIAVFIFCLIFLVCRVCKDRHFCSLKGIFSSLFKTKYESKTPRQTDTNDEDNGEKVEDVGFTEEHPLAVDIRVV, translated from the exons ATGATTTTGCAATTTCTCACAATGATGATCGTTGCCAGTGTATGCCTTTTAGATGTTAAA aaatatgcaATAGGAGAGGAATGTATAGAGTCCAACTTAACAGCAGAGATTGTCCAAGGTTGTCCCAAAACATCTGCAGAGTGGGCGACTGCGGCATCAAAGAAAGCTTGTAGTCACATCAAAAACAACTGTGGGTCATTCGAGTACCACTGTGTGACTAATGCATGGCAGAATGAAACAATAGAAGTCTGTTCAAAAGTGATCAATATTGTAG GAAAAGTGTGTGCAGAATACAGTTTTGGTGGACGTAGAATCCAGCGGAATAGGGATGCAAAGTGTGCTACGTGTCCTGATGTTTATCTATCAAATGAGAGTTACAAAT ATTCAGAATGTTATAGCCAAGCTTATCAACGTCGAAAGACAGTTAAACCTAATATCATCACGTCGTCCTGCATATATACGACAAATGAGGGTAAATCTACAACATCGTCAACATTGCTTGTCCACATCCAGGCAGTGCCGACGTTAGAGTCACAGCTCGCCCATAACATTAACCATACGAACGCAGAAAATCAAAAGCAGGAGGCAACCTCCGAAAATAc GGTTCTTCTTGTTGTGATCATACCCTTAGCAATAGCAGTTTTCATCTTTTGTCTGATATTCCTTGTATGCAGAGTTTGTAAAGATCGACACTTTTGTTCCTTGAAAG GTATTTTTTCATCCCTGTTTAAGACAAAATACG AATCAAAGACACCACGGCAGACTGACACCAATGACGAAGACAATGGAGAGAAAGTTGAAGACGTGGGGTTCACGGAAGAACATCCATTGGCAGTAGATATACGAGTAGTTTGA
- the LOC125677565 gene encoding uncharacterized protein LOC125677565 isoform X1 yields the protein MMMLLLLKLVVVIDIKVLEYFKKYAIGEECIESNLTAEIVQGCPKTSAEWATAASKKACSHIKNNCGSFEYHCVTNAWQNETIEVCSKVINIVGKVCAEYSFGGRRIQRNRDAKCATCPDVYLSNESYKYSECYSQAYQRRKTVKPNIITSSCIYTTNEGKSTTSSTLLVHIQAVPTLESQLAHNINHTNAENQKQEATSENTVLLVVIIPLAIAVFIFCLIFLVCRVCKDRHFCSLKGIFSSLFKTKYESKTPRQTDTNDEDNGEKVEDVGFTEEHPLAVDIRVV from the exons ATGATGATGCTACTGCTGCTGAAACTTGTGGTAGTAATTGATATTAAAGTGTTggaatattttaagaaatatgcaATAGGAGAGGAATGTATAGAGTCCAACTTAACAGCAGAGATTGTCCAAGGTTGTCCCAAAACATCTGCAGAGTGGGCGACTGCGGCATCAAAGAAAGCTTGTAGTCACATCAAAAACAACTGTGGGTCATTCGAGTACCACTGTGTGACTAATGCATGGCAGAATGAAACAATAGAAGTCTGTTCAAAAGTGATCAATATTGTAG GAAAAGTGTGTGCAGAATACAGTTTTGGTGGACGTAGAATCCAGCGGAATAGGGATGCAAAGTGTGCTACGTGTCCTGATGTTTATCTATCAAATGAGAGTTACAAAT ATTCAGAATGTTATAGCCAAGCTTATCAACGTCGAAAGACAGTTAAACCTAATATCATCACGTCGTCCTGCATATATACGACAAATGAGGGTAAATCTACAACATCGTCAACATTGCTTGTCCACATCCAGGCAGTGCCGACGTTAGAGTCACAGCTCGCCCATAACATTAACCATACGAACGCAGAAAATCAAAAGCAGGAGGCAACCTCCGAAAATAc GGTTCTTCTTGTTGTGATCATACCCTTAGCAATAGCAGTTTTCATCTTTTGTCTGATATTCCTTGTATGCAGAGTTTGTAAAGATCGACACTTTTGTTCCTTGAAAG GTATTTTTTCATCCCTGTTTAAGACAAAATACG AATCAAAGACACCACGGCAGACTGACACCAATGACGAAGACAATGGAGAGAAAGTTGAAGACGTGGGGTTCACGGAAGAACATCCATTGGCAGTAGATATACGAGTAGTTTGA